The following coding sequences lie in one Cyanobacteriota bacterium genomic window:
- a CDS encoding tetratricopeptide repeat protein yields the protein MNSLEKYAADRRKRQRWLVSIFAVIGIASFGGTALFGIIAMFRAGLQQPASAPVTAAQSARDQLKADKANYELVLQREPNNRNALEGLVQVQLQLQDLPGAKATLEKLIKLDPKNPEYKLVLDEVKQRLEK from the coding sequence ATGAATTCTCTAGAAAAGTATGCCGCCGATCGTCGTAAACGCCAGCGTTGGTTAGTGAGCATTTTTGCAGTTATTGGCATTGCCTCCTTTGGCGGCACAGCCCTGTTTGGCATTATTGCCATGTTTCGAGCTGGTTTGCAGCAGCCAGCATCAGCCCCCGTAACCGCCGCACAATCAGCACGTGACCAACTCAAAGCCGACAAGGCTAACTACGAACTGGTATTGCAGCGAGAACCAAACAATCGCAACGCCCTAGAAGGGCTAGTGCAGGTGCAGCTTCAACTACAAGACCTACCAGGAGCTAAGGCAACCCTAGAAAAGTTGATCAAGCTCGATCCTAAGAATCCAGAGTATAAATTAGTGCTGGATGAAGTGAAGCAGCGCT
- a CDS encoding ShlB/FhaC/HecB family hemolysin secretion/activation protein, whose amino-acid sequence MTRQLLHSTLLVVSWFSLCLALTGRSQTLEPLPAIPPGTIEPVRPPLPSLPEAIPSTSPHLTIPTSPSVPLSPLPAVRVRVKDIEVLGSTVFSRDELAKVLAPFQDRDASFEELLAIRAAVTDLYVSRGYVTSGAFLPAQQIDDVNNAVIRIQVVEGEVEQIQLQGLTRLSEAYVRDRLSTAIRTPLNLRNLEAALQLLQLDPLIASVQAELGAGLTPGRNVLKVTLQEADPWTGIAVVQNRESPSVGSLGSGVVLSYGNLMGGGDRLSADINLTAGSQTIGAGYELPVNAQDGRLSFRYTNSNSRIIEQPFSRSDINSRTQTISVGFRQPIVRTPSSEIGLGLSLDWRENQTFLLNDIPFSFSIGPENGRSAVTVLRFTQDWVNRTPTQVLAARSQFSLGLGLLGATVNNSGTDGQFISWLGQFQWVQAISGDAIVITRVAAQLTGDSLLPIEQFGIGGVDTVRGYRQNQRVGDSGIIGSIEVRVPIVRNAAGESVLQLTPFFDIGTVWSNRNENGAAATLASIGTGLRWQINPTMAARLDIGIPLLDATKLGNSLQDSGIYFSLQYQPF is encoded by the coding sequence ATGACCAGACAACTGCTACATTCGACCCTGCTGGTTGTGAGTTGGTTCAGCCTGTGCTTGGCCCTGACAGGACGATCGCAAACGTTAGAGCCACTGCCTGCAATTCCGCCAGGAACTATCGAGCCAGTACGGCCACCCTTGCCCTCTCTCCCAGAAGCCATACCGTCAACCTCACCCCATCTCACCATTCCAACTTCACCGTCGGTGCCGTTGTCTCCTCTACCAGCTGTCCGGGTGCGAGTTAAGGATATTGAGGTGCTGGGTAGTACGGTATTCTCTAGGGACGAACTGGCAAAGGTTTTGGCTCCCTTTCAGGATCGGGACGCTAGTTTTGAGGAGTTGTTGGCAATTCGGGCGGCGGTGACAGACCTGTATGTGAGTCGGGGTTATGTTACGTCTGGCGCCTTTTTGCCTGCCCAGCAGATCGATGATGTTAACAATGCCGTAATTCGGATCCAGGTGGTAGAGGGGGAAGTAGAGCAAATTCAACTCCAGGGGCTAACGCGCTTGTCAGAAGCCTATGTGCGCGATCGCCTATCGACAGCCATCCGCACTCCCTTAAATCTCCGCAACTTAGAGGCAGCCCTACAGTTGTTGCAACTGGATCCGCTGATTGCATCGGTGCAAGCAGAACTAGGTGCAGGGCTAACACCAGGGCGCAATGTACTAAAGGTAACGTTGCAGGAGGCTGATCCCTGGACGGGGATTGCTGTTGTACAAAATCGAGAGTCCCCTAGTGTTGGCTCGTTGGGTAGTGGGGTGGTACTGAGCTATGGCAACCTTATGGGTGGCGGCGATCGCCTAAGTGCTGACATCAACCTGACGGCGGGGAGCCAGACGATTGGTGCTGGGTATGAGTTACCAGTGAATGCCCAAGATGGACGGCTCAGTTTTCGCTACACCAACAGCAATAGCAGGATTATAGAACAGCCGTTTAGCCGTTCTGATATCAATAGCCGTACCCAGACAATTTCCGTGGGCTTTCGGCAACCGATCGTCCGTACCCCCAGCAGCGAGATTGGTCTGGGGCTATCTCTTGACTGGCGAGAAAATCAAACTTTTTTGCTCAACGATATTCCCTTTTCTTTCTCCATTGGCCCCGAAAATGGACGGTCTGCTGTCACGGTGCTGCGATTTACCCAAGATTGGGTGAACCGTACTCCTACACAGGTGCTGGCAGCTCGCTCTCAGTTCAGCTTGGGTTTGGGGTTGTTGGGGGCAACGGTTAACAATAGTGGCACTGATGGTCAGTTTATCAGTTGGCTAGGGCAATTTCAGTGGGTGCAAGCGATCAGTGGGGATGCAATTGTGATTACTCGTGTGGCGGCTCAACTCACGGGTGATTCACTGTTGCCGATCGAGCAGTTTGGCATTGGCGGTGTGGATACAGTGCGCGGCTATCGCCAAAACCAACGGGTCGGTGACAGTGGCATCATTGGTTCCATAGAGGTCAGAGTTCCGATCGTCCGTAACGCTGCTGGAGAGAGTGTCTTGCAATTGACTCCCTTCTTCGATATAGGTACAGTTTGGAGTAATCGCAATGAAAACGGTGCCGCCGCTACCCTTGCCAGCATTGGTACTGGACTGCGCTGGCAAATTAACCCTACCATGGCTGCCCGCCTAGACATTGGCATTCCCTTGCTGGATGCCACCAAATTGGGTAACTCCCTGCAAGACAGCGGCATTTATTTTTCTCTTCAGTATCAACCGTTTTAA
- a CDS encoding cytochrome c biogenesis protein: MIPSEPSIPPSQQLVINVNRWFKRELLPVLADLRLAIALLLVIALFSSTGTVIEQGQSAAFYQANYPERPALFGFLTWKVILSLGLDHVYRTWWFLSILILFGASLTACTFTRQLPALRWFSRPWNFYTQPRQFQKFALSAELPQVTLEQVVSLLTQRRYRVFQRDNALYAHRGIIGRVAPIVVHASIILILAGAIWGAMTGFVAQEMVPSGNTFQVKNIVDAGPWAAPRLPKDWGVRVNRFWIDYTPDGTIDQFYSDLSVVDAAGQELEHKVIHVNEPMRYRGVTFYQADWSIAAVKVKVNNSPVFRLPMGQLKAEGGGRIWGTWIPTKPDLSAGVSLVAKDLQGTMLVYDSDGNLVSTVRAGMSTEVNGVTLAIVELIGSTGLQIKADPGVPIVYAGFALLMVSVLMSYVSHAQVWALQVGNRLYIGGKTNRAIVTFEQEMLAMLAALRVQDLSPSVAPVKLS, from the coding sequence ATGATTCCGTCTGAACCATCCATTCCTCCGTCTCAGCAGTTAGTTATCAACGTCAACCGTTGGTTCAAGCGAGAATTGTTACCCGTTTTAGCAGACCTGCGGCTGGCGATCGCCCTGTTACTGGTAATAGCTCTATTCAGCAGCACTGGCACCGTCATTGAGCAGGGACAATCCGCGGCCTTCTATCAAGCTAACTATCCAGAACGTCCGGCATTATTTGGGTTTCTCACCTGGAAGGTAATCCTGAGCTTAGGATTAGATCACGTCTACCGCACATGGTGGTTTTTATCCATACTCATTTTGTTTGGCGCTAGCCTCACTGCTTGCACCTTCACCCGACAATTACCGGCTTTACGCTGGTTTTCGCGCCCATGGAACTTTTATACCCAGCCACGTCAATTTCAGAAATTTGCCCTGAGCGCAGAGTTGCCACAGGTAACCCTAGAGCAAGTGGTGTCGTTGCTCACCCAGCGCCGCTATCGGGTGTTTCAACGAGATAATGCCCTCTATGCTCACCGGGGCATTATAGGGCGAGTAGCACCGATCGTCGTTCATGCCAGCATCATTCTGATTTTAGCGGGGGCTATCTGGGGGGCAATGACGGGCTTCGTTGCCCAGGAAATGGTGCCCAGTGGTAACACTTTTCAGGTCAAAAACATTGTGGATGCTGGCCCTTGGGCGGCTCCTCGATTGCCAAAAGACTGGGGAGTGCGGGTCAACCGCTTTTGGATCGACTACACCCCTGATGGCACGATCGACCAGTTCTATTCGGATTTATCAGTGGTTGATGCGGCTGGGCAAGAGTTAGAGCATAAGGTCATTCACGTCAACGAGCCGATGCGCTATCGGGGAGTGACGTTCTATCAAGCTGACTGGTCAATTGCAGCCGTGAAGGTAAAGGTTAACAACAGCCCTGTCTTCCGGTTGCCGATGGGACAACTAAAGGCCGAGGGAGGCGGGCGCATTTGGGGCACTTGGATTCCTACCAAGCCGGATCTAAGTGCGGGTGTGTCTTTGGTGGCTAAGGATTTGCAAGGGACAATGCTGGTCTATGACAGTGATGGTAATTTGGTCTCGACGGTGCGGGCTGGCATGTCCACGGAAGTGAATGGGGTTACCCTGGCAATCGTGGAACTGATTGGCAGTACGGGTTTGCAGATTAAAGCTGACCCTGGAGTTCCAATTGTGTATGCTGGCTTTGCCTTGCTCATGGTGAGTGTGTTGATGAGCTACGTCTCCCATGCTCAGGTTTGGGCGCTGCAAGTCGGCAATCGGCTTTACATTGGCGGTAAAACCAACCGAGCGATCGTCACCTTTGAGCAAGAAATGTTAGCGATGTTAGCTGCTCTGAGGGTGCAAGATTTATCTCCCTCTGTGGCTCCGGTCAAGCTCTCGTGA
- a CDS encoding PD-(D/E)XK nuclease family protein, with protein sequence MPYHLSATKLQLYNLCPQAFYFRYECNLDSAAMFGSAALGTALHQALAHVHGQWHYQDSRPSRAWIHYCWQQHNQGLTPSQLAEGAAMLDSYYDRFIATRPSLSRPVAVEGRIQASFLIHNIEFVVSGRYDRIDVLDEGLELIDYKSGREIKQLDPAEVDLQLGLYCIALEQRYQRSLKRLSLIYLRSGEQVCFDVTAEHRQRVQTVLENLALELRDAGPWQPKAGDHCDRCAYLRYCPARQPNPVPLPAHARPERKLQLALAI encoded by the coding sequence TCTATAATCTCTGTCCACAGGCGTTTTACTTTCGCTATGAGTGCAATCTAGACAGTGCAGCAATGTTTGGTTCAGCCGCCCTAGGCACAGCCCTGCACCAGGCACTCGCCCATGTGCATGGGCAATGGCACTATCAAGATTCACGCCCCAGTCGCGCTTGGATCCACTATTGTTGGCAACAGCATAACCAAGGACTCACCCCTAGCCAGTTGGCAGAGGGAGCTGCAATGCTAGACAGCTATTATGACCGCTTTATTGCTACCCGGCCATCCCTCAGCAGACCCGTAGCCGTAGAAGGTAGGATTCAGGCTAGTTTCTTGATCCACAACATTGAATTTGTAGTCTCTGGTCGTTACGATCGCATCGATGTGCTGGATGAGGGCTTGGAACTGATCGACTATAAATCTGGGCGGGAGATTAAACAGCTAGATCCGGCTGAAGTCGATTTGCAACTAGGGTTGTATTGCATCGCCCTAGAGCAGCGATATCAACGTTCCCTCAAACGCTTGAGCCTAATCTACTTGCGATCGGGGGAACAGGTCTGTTTTGATGTCACTGCTGAACACCGTCAGCGTGTGCAAACCGTGTTAGAAAATTTAGCCCTAGAGCTACGAGATGCAGGCCCTTGGCAGCCCAAGGCAGGAGACCACTGCGATCGCTGCGCCTATTTGCGCTATTGCCCTGCCCGTCAACCAAACCCTGTCCCCTTGCCTGCCCATGCGCGGCCAGAACGGAAGTTGCAACTGGCACTGGCCATTTGA